In the Engystomops pustulosus unplaced genomic scaffold, aEngPut4.maternal MAT_SCAFFOLD_190, whole genome shotgun sequence genome, one interval contains:
- the LOC140108854 gene encoding V-set domain-containing T-cell activation inhibitor 1-like, with amino-acid sequence MMAIGPFWRGFILGCLMIGFPSGVHPIPEDTVTASLYGTGTLRCTFPFINGLTDLTMIWEKEEEPQKIIVYKLLNGKDDLKEQDPQYRGRVALLTDVSKGNLDLTLRDVTYEDQGTFHCRAANTKGHGEKKVTFTIDSLQASDPTVTLVTIDGKRRMKCRGSGVYRVPQVQWITARGQDLSHHGVMNVTEPGDGRKLVESVLDYDVGEDVQVLCHIIEGKLKRSARAVISDGTHSVKVEL; translated from the exons ATGATGGCGATTGGACCTTTCTGGAGAGGATTTATCCTTGGATGTTTGATGATTGGATTCCCATCAG GAGTCCATCCCATACCTGAGGATACGGTGACCGCCTCCCTCTACGGCACCGGAACATTGCGTTGTACCTTCCCTTTCATTAACGGTCTGACAGATCTGACCATGATCTGGGAGAAGGAAGAAGAACCCCAAAAAATTATTGTATACAAACTACTGAATGGAAAAGATGATCTTAAGGAACAAGATCCCCAATACAGAGGACGGGTGGCGTTGCTAACAGACGTCTCAAAGGGAAATCTAGACCTGACCCTGAGAGATGTCACATATGAGGATCAGGGAACCTTCCACTGCCGAGCCGCCAACACCAAGGGCCATGGAGAGAAGAAGGTGACATTcaccatagact CATTGCAGGCATCGGACCCCACCGTAACCCTGGTGACCATTGATGGGAAGCGACGCATGAAGTGCCGGGGCTCCGGGGTCTACCGGGTCCCCCAGGTCCAGTGGATCACAGCACGTGGACAAGATCTGAGCCACCATGGAGTTATGAATGTCACTGAGCCGGGTGATGGCCGGAAGCTGGTGGAGTCTGTACTGGACTATGACGTGGGGGAAGACGTACAAGTTCTGTGTCACATCATCGAGGGGAAGCTGAAGAGATCTGCTCGAGCCGTCATCTCAG ATGGGACGCACTCGGTGAAAGTAGAGCTGTAG